TGATGCTTGCCACGCACTGGGCCAATGAGGCCGACTGCACCTTGCGCGCGCCGGCCAGCAGCCTGCTGCGCCTGGCCCTGAGCCAGGACAAGAGCGCCGTGTTGCACAGCCCGCAGGTCGAGCTTGAAGGCGACAGTGCGGTGCTGCTCGACCTGGTGGCGGTACTGCAGGACCTGGAGCTCGACTGGGAGTACGAAGTCTCGCGCTGGCTCGGCCCGGTCGCCACGCAACTGCTCAGCGGCCACTTGCGCAGCCGCGCCAACTGGACCCGCCAGGGCCTGGCGGCGCTCAACCAGAACCTTTCCGAGTACCTCGCCGAAGAGGCCCGGACCCTGGTCGGCCAGCGCGAAGCCGAAGCCCGTTTCGGCGAACTCGACACGCTCAAAGTCGATATTGAACGCCTTGAGGCGCGCATCGAGCGCCTTGCCCGATCCCTTGATACCAGCGATAACGCATGAAGCTGCTTGCCGTCCGCCGTCTGTTGCGCATCCAGCGCGTCGTGATCCGTTACCGTCTCGATGACCTGCTGTTCGCCCTGCCCCTGCCCTGGTGGCTGATGGGCCTGCGCTATGCCATG
This portion of the Pseudomonas sp. SORT22 genome encodes:
- a CDS encoding SCP2 sterol-binding domain-containing protein, with protein sequence MLLAGLLASVEHGLNRVLRLDSTALPRLRPLDGKVIAIDCRQPALQLFILPSDEGLMLATHWANEADCTLRAPASSLLRLALSQDKSAVLHSPQVELEGDSAVLLDLVAVLQDLELDWEYEVSRWLGPVATQLLSGHLRSRANWTRQGLAALNQNLSEYLAEEARTLVGQREAEARFGELDTLKVDIERLEARIERLARSLDTSDNA